A single window of Synechococcus sp. C9 DNA harbors:
- a CDS encoding FtsQ-type POTRA domain-containing protein yields MRTSPAGMNFRQRRQTLRRQRQWRFWLEVWQTLASGGVALGLGWLLVHPLWQIREPGQITIRTEGLLTEAQVRKWLVLESPQFLWQLSPTTLTQKLQQEPIVAQVRVRRQGFPSRVEVWVEERHPVAVLVCQRHCTPQNQGFLDREGNQLSAEYGPTLRQLKRFPPLRVTGWHPTQKSLWPQVYQAVMASPVRVTGIDWEQVGDIHLHTELGLIRLGGDLQQLPEQLVALDRLRNLPRQVPLNRIAAIDLSDPQAPLVELRQDKTKPAVTN; encoded by the coding sequence ATGAGAACTTCTCCGGCAGGAATGAACTTTCGCCAACGACGGCAAACCCTGCGTCGTCAAAGGCAGTGGCGTTTTTGGCTAGAGGTCTGGCAAACCCTGGCGAGTGGGGGGGTGGCTTTGGGGTTGGGCTGGCTGTTGGTGCATCCCCTGTGGCAAATCAGGGAACCGGGGCAAATCACCATCCGCACGGAAGGGCTATTGACCGAGGCGCAGGTGCGGAAATGGTTAGTCCTGGAATCCCCCCAATTCCTTTGGCAGTTGTCCCCCACGACTTTGACCCAAAAACTCCAGCAGGAACCGATTGTGGCGCAGGTGCGGGTGCGGCGGCAGGGGTTTCCCAGTCGGGTCGAGGTGTGGGTGGAAGAACGGCATCCGGTGGCGGTGCTGGTCTGTCAACGGCATTGTACCCCCCAAAACCAGGGCTTTCTCGACCGGGAGGGCAATCAACTGAGTGCGGAATATGGCCCGACCCTGCGGCAGTTAAAACGTTTTCCCCCACTGCGGGTGACGGGTTGGCACCCCACCCAAAAATCCCTTTGGCCCCAGGTGTACCAGGCGGTGATGGCGAGTCCGGTGCGGGTCACGGGGATTGACTGGGAACAGGTCGGGGATATTCATCTGCACACAGAATTGGGTTTGATTCGCCTGGGGGGGGATTTGCAACAACTCCCGGAGCAATTGGTTGCCCTGGACCGCCTGCGGAATTTACCCCGGCAAGTGCCCCTGAATCGGATTGCCGCCATTGATCTCAGTGACCCCCAAGCCCCCCTGGTGGAACTGCGGCAGGACAAAACCAAACCGGCGGTTACGAATTAA
- a CDS encoding metallophosphoesterase — MHGFLAGSLKVERVTVPIRGLPSALAGLRLVQLSDFHFDGLRLSKSLLGEALATAQAEQPDLIVLTGDYVTDDPSPIGALCAYLGELRATYGVWAVLGNHDIEWPESRQVVTQAMTQVGIRVLWNQVAYPVGQGLAVVGLADFWSKEFRPAPVLQSLPPELPRLVLAHNPDSAEVLQRWRVDLQLSGHTHGGQVVIPGWGPLPARTRTWFQRIPRWLRRWIPSPLFNQNCDRVILHWEWSEGLHRVGQNQLYVNRGLGTYLPGRLFCPPEVTVITLTQEAAVKPEESAAVGVLV, encoded by the coding sequence ATGCACGGGTTTCTGGCGGGTTCCCTGAAGGTAGAGCGGGTGACGGTGCCCATCCGGGGTTTGCCATCGGCGTTGGCGGGGTTGCGGTTGGTGCAACTTTCCGATTTTCATTTTGACGGCCTGCGCTTGAGCAAATCCCTCTTGGGGGAAGCCTTGGCCACTGCCCAGGCGGAGCAACCGGATTTGATTGTCCTCACCGGGGATTACGTCACGGACGACCCCAGCCCGATTGGGGCATTGTGCGCTTATTTGGGGGAATTGCGGGCGACCTATGGGGTATGGGCGGTGCTGGGCAACCACGATATTGAATGGCCCGAGTCCCGGCAGGTAGTCACCCAAGCCATGACCCAGGTGGGGATTCGCGTGTTGTGGAACCAGGTGGCTTACCCGGTGGGCCAAGGGTTGGCGGTGGTGGGGCTGGCGGATTTTTGGTCGAAGGAATTTCGCCCTGCTCCAGTGTTGCAATCCCTACCCCCGGAATTGCCCCGCTTGGTACTTGCCCACAACCCCGATAGTGCGGAGGTTTTGCAACGGTGGCGGGTGGATTTGCAACTGTCTGGCCATACCCACGGGGGGCAGGTGGTGATTCCGGGGTGGGGACCCTTGCCCGCCCGTACCCGTACTTGGTTCCAACGGATACCCCGCTGGTTGCGCCGCTGGATTCCTTCCCCCTTGTTCAACCAAAACTGCGACCGGGTGATCCTGCATTGGGAATGGAGCGAGGGCTTGCATCGGGTGGGGCAAAATCAGCTTTATGTGAATCGGGGGTTGGGCACCTATTTGCCGGGGCGGTTGTTTTGTCCGCCGGAAGTCACGGTCATCACCCTGACGCAGGAAGCGGCAGTCAAACCGGAGGAGTCAGCGGCAGTGGGGGTTTTGGTGTGA
- a CDS encoding FHA domain-containing protein, with the protein MSSPPDSPTQTGLSFLVITTPESTRKVPLTGESLLLGRHPTCDIVIEESVVSGRHARLERRPTGYEIIDLNSSNGLVYDGQRVQQHELRNGDVLSIGNRVTLGYQVVVPDQPATRQTSPGDSGKTVLLGDDPLPLVDAQPAILDLRGRQMLTIGRDPQNDLVIHHPTVSRYHARVERKQGSFVLTDLGSTNGTYVNGKQVTAPFTLRTGDTIRIGSHLLVLNINETLVQTNEVGNLRLDALNLSKVVKSGAKVLNGVSVSIMPREFVAILGPSGSGKSTLLDALNGLRPATGGTVMVNGVDLYRNFNAYHSEIGYVPQKNIIHEELTVAQSLDFAAQLRMPADTRPEERQQRINEVLAELGLTQRRDVPVKSLSGGQQRRVCIGVELLTKPSLFFLDEATSGLDPGTETDMMELLRQLADQGRTILLITHATQNVALCDLVIYMAEGGRVAYFGPPEELVPYFLENFATALAPFHIRDITGIYRALDREKNPQAPTAIQLQEAYLASPQYRQYVLERQQSLQEMVKPKTSGLRPQTPQKRVLNRGISPWRQFLILLRRNVAILQQDMGSFALILLTPVLLGLLDFIAWDRHIFNTDTGNAAQSMTMLFVSALIAVLIGELTTMRDLVKEVEVYRRERMVGLQLLPYIASKVSLAVLFAAYQGAVFLLVKKLAVDIPGGWDVVMQMYVTFALATFGGMVMGLFVSALAPNQNMAPLLSILFLVPMIIFSGGIQPVTGMGGGAKLLSQVSVIRWPYEALVSLSGMGRDLIQDPCWQKDAAARKALTAAELQTCQCLGANVFRQCEFPGIRSRYNSAVDEPEPVKPTKPAEPGEVPDDPAAFATFRDTLRDYQNQMKIYQQQITAWQDKFTDWQQRRSRSINEAEGLLDTFRKDHGPLFNANVLTSWRNLGLLILVMLVAVPFLQKRRDLV; encoded by the coding sequence ATGTCGTCCCCCCCCGACAGCCCGACCCAAACCGGCCTGTCCTTTTTGGTCATTACCACCCCCGAATCTACCCGCAAGGTGCCATTGACGGGGGAATCCTTGCTTTTGGGGCGGCATCCCACCTGCGATATTGTCATTGAAGAAAGCGTGGTTTCCGGTCGCCATGCTCGGTTGGAGCGTCGTCCCACCGGCTACGAAATCATTGACCTGAACAGCAGCAATGGCTTGGTCTATGACGGGCAGCGGGTGCAACAGCACGAACTGCGTAACGGGGATGTGTTGAGCATTGGCAACCGGGTCACCCTGGGCTACCAAGTGGTGGTGCCCGACCAGCCCGCCACCCGCCAAACCAGTCCGGGGGACAGTGGCAAAACGGTACTGCTAGGGGATGACCCCCTGCCCCTCGTGGATGCCCAACCGGCGATTTTGGACCTGCGGGGACGCCAGATGCTCACCATTGGCCGGGACCCCCAAAATGACTTGGTGATTCACCACCCCACCGTGTCCCGGTACCACGCCCGGGTGGAGCGCAAGCAGGGTTCCTTTGTCCTGACGGATTTGGGTTCCACCAACGGCACCTACGTCAATGGCAAACAAGTTACCGCCCCCTTTACCCTGAGGACGGGGGATACGATCCGGATTGGGTCGCATTTATTAGTACTAAATATTAACGAAACCCTGGTTCAGACCAACGAGGTGGGGAACCTGCGGCTGGATGCCCTGAATTTGAGCAAGGTGGTCAAATCCGGTGCCAAGGTGCTGAATGGGGTATCGGTTTCCATCATGCCCCGGGAATTTGTGGCGATTTTGGGGCCTTCCGGTTCCGGCAAATCCACGCTGTTGGATGCCCTAAATGGTCTGCGCCCGGCCACCGGCGGGACGGTGATGGTGAATGGGGTGGATTTGTACCGAAATTTCAACGCCTACCACAGTGAAATTGGCTATGTGCCCCAGAAAAATATCATCCATGAGGAATTGACCGTTGCCCAGTCTTTGGATTTTGCCGCCCAGTTGCGGATGCCTGCCGATACCCGCCCAGAGGAACGGCAACAGCGGATTAACGAGGTGCTGGCGGAATTGGGTCTCACCCAGCGGCGGGATGTGCCGGTGAAAAGCCTCAGCGGTGGGCAACAGCGGCGGGTTTGTATCGGGGTGGAATTGCTCACCAAACCGAGTTTGTTTTTCCTGGATGAGGCCACGTCTGGTCTTGACCCCGGCACGGAAACCGACATGATGGAACTCCTGCGCCAGTTGGCGGATCAGGGGCGGACGATTTTGCTGATTACCCATGCCACCCAAAATGTTGCCCTGTGCGATTTGGTGATTTATATGGCAGAGGGGGGCCGGGTCGCCTATTTTGGCCCACCGGAGGAATTAGTGCCCTACTTTCTGGAAAATTTTGCCACCGCCTTGGCACCGTTTCACATTCGGGATATTACCGGCATTTATCGGGCGTTGGACCGGGAAAAGAACCCCCAGGCGCCCACGGCCATCCAACTCCAGGAAGCCTACCTAGCCTCGCCTCAGTATCGTCAATATGTGCTGGAGCGGCAGCAATCCCTCCAGGAGATGGTCAAGCCCAAAACCTCTGGTCTGCGGCCCCAAACCCCCCAGAAGCGGGTGCTGAACCGGGGGATTTCCCCTTGGCGGCAATTTCTGATCCTCCTGCGCCGGAATGTGGCGATTTTGCAACAGGATATGGGCAGTTTCGCTTTGATTTTGCTGACCCCGGTGTTGCTGGGGCTGTTGGATTTTATCGCTTGGGATCGGCATATTTTTAACACGGACACGGGCAATGCGGCCCAGTCCATGACCATGCTGTTTGTGAGTGCCTTAATCGCAGTATTGATCGGGGAATTGACCACCATGCGGGACCTGGTGAAGGAGGTGGAGGTTTACCGTCGGGAACGGATGGTGGGGTTACAATTGCTTCCCTACATTGCCTCCAAGGTGTCGTTGGCGGTGCTATTTGCCGCTTATCAGGGGGCGGTCTTTTTACTTGTGAAAAAATTAGCGGTGGACATTCCCGGCGGTTGGGACGTAGTCATGCAAATGTATGTCACCTTTGCCCTGGCGACCTTTGGCGGGATGGTAATGGGGCTGTTTGTTTCCGCTCTGGCACCAAACCAGAATATGGCACCCCTGCTGAGTATTTTATTTTTGGTGCCGATGATTATTTTCAGCGGCGGGATTCAGCCCGTGACGGGTATGGGGGGCGGCGCCAAATTACTTTCCCAGGTGTCGGTGATCCGCTGGCCCTACGAGGCCCTGGTGAGCCTATCCGGGATGGGGCGGGATTTGATCCAGGACCCCTGTTGGCAGAAGGATGCGGCGGCCCGCAAAGCCTTGACGGCGGCAGAATTACAAACCTGTCAATGTCTGGGTGCTAATGTGTTTCGCCAATGTGAATTTCCGGGGATTCGCAGTCGGTACAATTCGGCAGTGGATGAACCGGAGCCAGTCAAACCCACCAAACCCGCCGAGCCAGGGGAGGTGCCGGATGACCCGGCGGCCTTTGCCACCTTCCGGGATACCCTGCGGGACTATCAGAACCAAATGAAAATCTACCAGCAACAAATCACCGCTTGGCAGGATAAATTCACGGATTGGCAACAGCGGCGCAGTCGTTCCATCAACGAAGCGGAAGGCTTGCTCGATACCTTTCGTAAGGATCATGGGCCGTTGTTCAATGCCAATGTGTTAACCAGTTGGCGCAATTTGGGTCTATTGATCCTGGTCATGTTGGTGGCGGTGCCCTTTTTGCAAAAACGCCGGGATTTGGTTTAA
- a CDS encoding HEAT repeat domain-containing protein → MSAPETVQALLNDADWGRRLHGVEQCRQLAPAVAMALLKEVITDRNARVRYAAVSQLGNMVGLSAAQKQELLPLLRERLYGDSEADVQAAAADALAGLGLTEAYEDLERAYRESPEWLVKFSVIAGLGVLGDARAYPLLLEALTAEIDLLQLAAIGALADLGDMRAVPHLGTLVNHPDWQVRLRLAQALQRLDGADAQALLATLAQDEMDMVAQAAQTPPL, encoded by the coding sequence ATGTCCGCTCCTGAAACGGTACAAGCCCTATTGAACGATGCGGATTGGGGTCGCCGTCTGCATGGGGTGGAACAATGTCGGCAGTTGGCACCAGCGGTGGCGATGGCTTTGCTCAAGGAGGTGATCACGGATCGCAACGCCCGGGTGCGTTATGCGGCGGTCAGCCAATTGGGGAATATGGTAGGGTTATCAGCGGCGCAAAAGCAGGAATTACTGCCCCTCCTGCGGGAACGGTTGTATGGCGATAGTGAAGCGGATGTACAGGCGGCGGCGGCGGATGCCCTGGCGGGGTTGGGGTTAACCGAAGCCTACGAGGATTTGGAGCGTGCCTACCGGGAAAGCCCGGAGTGGTTGGTCAAATTCAGTGTGATTGCCGGGTTGGGGGTGTTGGGGGATGCCCGTGCCTATCCCCTGTTGTTGGAAGCCTTGACGGCGGAGATTGACCTATTGCAATTGGCGGCAATTGGTGCCTTGGCGGATTTGGGGGATATGCGGGCGGTACCCCATCTGGGGACATTGGTCAACCATCCCGATTGGCAGGTGCGGTTGCGGCTGGCGCAGGCGTTACAACGCTTGGATGGTGCTGATGCCCAAGCCCTTTTGGCGACTTTGGCGCAGGATGAGATGGACATGGTAGCCCAGGCGGCACAGACCCCTCCCCTGTGA
- a CDS encoding response regulator produces MTPMIGKKHRILVIDDSIMIRKMVVDLLEDRFLVVEARNGREGVRLAKEHKPDVILLDFVMPELDGYETLQLLQKDVTLQKIPVIMMSGLPDEVVNKVPQPFVGFDFLEKPFQQEDLYQHINKALTGEFQVLPAPVAATEMQALANKLVNIETLLIQGIEGLVQREIVSRLLELDAQGESQENRLSHLEARTERLQLQLDQQNKILLSIVSEIQQLHALLSRVNHVRS; encoded by the coding sequence ATGACCCCTATGATTGGCAAAAAACACCGCATTTTGGTCATTGATGACAGCATCATGATCCGCAAAATGGTCGTGGATTTGCTCGAAGACCGCTTCCTGGTGGTGGAAGCTCGCAATGGGCGGGAGGGGGTGCGACTGGCAAAAGAGCATAAACCGGATGTGATTTTGCTGGATTTTGTCATGCCCGAATTGGACGGCTATGAGACCCTGCAACTTCTGCAAAAAGATGTGACTTTGCAAAAAATTCCGGTGATTATGATGTCCGGTTTGCCGGATGAGGTGGTGAATAAAGTGCCCCAGCCCTTTGTGGGGTTTGATTTTTTAGAAAAGCCTTTTCAACAGGAAGATTTATACCAACATATCAATAAAGCCTTGACCGGGGAATTTCAGGTCTTGCCCGCTCCGGTGGCGGCTACGGAAATGCAGGCGTTGGCGAACAAATTAGTCAATATCGAAACCCTGTTGATTCAGGGGATTGAGGGATTGGTGCAAAGGGAAATCGTCTCCCGGTTGCTGGAATTGGATGCCCAGGGCGAATCCCAGGAAAATCGCCTGAGCCATTTGGAAGCTCGCACGGAGCGGTTACAGTTACAATTGGATCAGCAAAACAAAATTTTACTGAGTATCGTGAGCGAAATTCAGCAACTACACGCCCTGTTGAGTCGGGTGAACCATGTCCGCTCCTGA
- a CDS encoding MFS transporter, whose product MFHPQIWVLFVGRLLSQLGSGFTLFYAPIVFVNQVGLSATQVGVGLGATAFSGIAGRIAGGWGSDRFGRKPVLILAALISALGCAGLAGSGDFVTFTLGNLVLGLGVGLYWPANEAAVADLTAPSQRQTAYALTRSADAVGLGLGVALGGILVGELFRWLFIIDGLSFLLFGLIVAVGLTEPVRQTTSQLQGMGQILRQDKTLQVYVVINTIFTFFLAQTNSALPLYLKNFVGTEGLSNVKITAFFTLFVLVTAALQIPVVRLSQPLGLIGTLQLSSWFWGAGFAGIALTGLLQFPAWLGLSLLAVATAAYLPTASTWVAQLAPWELRGTYLAVNSLCWSAGYLLGPPVGGWFLDLPRPSADGLWIFLVLLALAVGVQLARLPETVP is encoded by the coding sequence GTGTTCCATCCCCAAATCTGGGTTCTTTTCGTCGGCCGCTTGCTCTCCCAGTTGGGCAGCGGCTTTACGCTGTTTTATGCGCCGATTGTGTTTGTGAATCAAGTGGGACTGAGTGCGACCCAGGTGGGGGTGGGGCTGGGGGCGACGGCGTTCAGTGGCATTGCGGGGCGGATCGCCGGGGGGTGGGGCAGTGACCGCTTTGGCCGCAAACCCGTGTTGATCCTGGCCGCCCTGATTTCTGCCCTGGGCTGTGCGGGCTTGGCCGGTTCCGGGGATTTTGTCACTTTTACCCTGGGGAATTTGGTGTTGGGGCTGGGGGTGGGTTTGTACTGGCCTGCCAATGAGGCCGCTGTGGCAGATTTGACGGCACCATCGCAACGCCAAACCGCCTATGCCTTGACCCGCAGTGCCGATGCGGTGGGGTTGGGACTGGGGGTAGCCTTGGGGGGCATTTTGGTGGGGGAATTATTTCGCTGGTTGTTTATCATTGACGGGTTGAGCTTTCTGCTGTTTGGGCTGATTGTGGCGGTGGGACTCACAGAACCGGTGCGCCAAACCACCAGCCAATTGCAGGGCATGGGGCAAATTTTAAGGCAAGATAAAACCCTGCAAGTTTATGTGGTCATTAATACTATTTTTACTTTTTTTTTGGCGCAAACCAACAGTGCCTTACCCCTCTATTTGAAAAATTTTGTCGGGACGGAGGGATTGTCCAATGTGAAAATCACGGCTTTTTTTACCCTGTTTGTGCTGGTGACGGCGGCGTTGCAAATTCCAGTGGTGCGTCTGTCCCAGCCTTTGGGGTTGATTGGTACCCTGCAACTGTCGTCCTGGTTTTGGGGGGCGGGGTTTGCGGGGATTGCCCTGACGGGATTGCTCCAGTTTCCGGCTTGGCTGGGGTTGTCCCTGTTGGCGGTGGCGACGGCGGCTTACCTGCCCACGGCTTCCACCTGGGTGGCTCAACTGGCTCCCTGGGAACTGCGGGGCACCTATTTGGCGGTCAATTCCCTGTGTTGGTCCGCCGGGTACTTGCTGGGGCCGCCGGTGGGGGGCTGGTTTTTGGATTTACCCCGCCCTAGTGCCGATGGACTCTGGATTTTTTTGGTGTTGCTGGCGCTGGCGGTGGGGGTGCAACTCGCCCGTTTGCCGGAAACTGTTCCTTGA
- a CDS encoding phycobilisome rod-core linker polypeptide produces the protein MTVKASGGSPVVQPQLFRTVGVETIAQAEQEDRFPSQTELQQLETYLASGQQRLEVATVLTTNSELIVSRAANRIFVGGSPMAYLEKPADAQVMDANGMDTKEAMKLGTAFYVESQGGFFEGIRNIFSTAGGDIPPGFQPINISRYGASNMQKSLRDLSWFLRYITYAMVAGDPNILTVNVRGLREIIERACSTAATVVAIKEMQRTAVGYFRSDPKIQEMVKSYFDVVLREFIAPTPSNKLRQRPSGDLQGLELPQIYYAATVGRPRYAMKPGLSELEKKEVLRAAYRQVFERDIVKAYSLGISDLESKVKNGEISMKEFIRRLGKSPLYRQQFVDRFVNSRVVELAFRHFLGRGIGSREEFSRYFSIISEGGINRLVDALVDSREYGDYFGEETVPYLRGLGIEAQECRNWGAQIDLFNYSAPFRKVPQFVTLFAGYDRPLPDRHAYGVGNDPLEIQFGAIFPKDTVSPKAAPAPIGKDVRRILIRNGAGITNQVSNPQARAEAPGSLGPKVFKLTQTPRTGNRAAGTQSSVRFSEVSTQAVIRAAYLQVFGRMVYEGQRLTVAEIKLENGEISVREFIRQLARSDVFRDLYWTKLYVCKAVEYIHRRLLGRPTYGRQELNAYYDICAKKGFYGLIDALIESPEYNEVFGEDTVPYERYLTPQGLALRGLRPGTIGELGVTVTPEETPRFVELATPTNLRTAPDIAFRVNQGVSKEREQTKVFKLTNTADKVALGQVMRAAYRQIFERDIEPYVVGNEFTALESRLGNGEITVREFIIGLGQSELYLREFYTPYPNTKVIELGTKHFLGRAPKDQAEIRRYNQILASQGLKAFIEAMVGSPEYAEVFGEDVVPYRRYPTLPAANFPNTERLYNRLTKQDDSLVVPSFKPGAGF, from the coding sequence ATGACAGTCAAGGCCAGTGGCGGGAGTCCGGTGGTGCAACCCCAGCTTTTTCGCACCGTTGGGGTGGAAACGATTGCCCAGGCGGAGCAGGAAGACCGTTTCCCCAGTCAAACCGAGTTGCAACAACTGGAAACCTATTTGGCTTCGGGGCAACAACGGCTAGAGGTGGCGACGGTATTGACCACCAATTCGGAATTGATCGTGTCCCGGGCGGCCAACCGGATTTTTGTGGGGGGTTCGCCGATGGCCTACCTGGAAAAACCGGCGGATGCCCAGGTGATGGATGCCAACGGCATGGATACCAAGGAGGCCATGAAGTTGGGGACGGCCTTTTATGTGGAAAGTCAAGGGGGATTTTTTGAGGGGATTCGGAATATTTTTAGTACCGCTGGTGGGGATATTCCCCCGGGGTTTCAACCGATTAATATCTCCCGCTATGGTGCCAGTAATATGCAGAAATCCTTGCGGGATTTGAGTTGGTTTTTGCGCTATATTACCTATGCGATGGTGGCGGGTGACCCCAACATTTTGACGGTGAATGTGCGGGGCCTGCGGGAAATCATTGAAAGAGCCTGTTCGACGGCGGCAACGGTAGTAGCCATTAAGGAGATGCAACGGACGGCGGTGGGGTACTTCCGTTCCGATCCCAAGATACAAGAAATGGTGAAAAGTTATTTTGATGTGGTGTTGCGTGAATTTATTGCCCCCACACCTTCTAATAAGTTGCGCCAGCGTCCTTCTGGGGATTTGCAAGGGCTGGAATTGCCCCAAATTTACTATGCGGCGACGGTGGGGCGACCCCGTTATGCCATGAAGCCGGGTTTATCAGAGTTAGAGAAAAAAGAGGTATTGCGGGCGGCCTATCGGCAGGTGTTTGAGCGGGATATTGTCAAGGCGTATAGTCTGGGCATTTCCGACCTGGAATCGAAGGTCAAAAACGGGGAAATTTCCATGAAGGAATTTATCCGCCGGTTGGGGAAATCCCCCCTGTATCGCCAGCAGTTTGTGGACCGGTTTGTGAATAGCCGGGTGGTGGAATTAGCCTTCCGCCATTTCCTGGGCCGGGGGATCGGTTCCCGGGAGGAATTTAGCCGCTATTTCAGCATTATTTCCGAGGGGGGGATTAACCGTTTGGTGGATGCCCTGGTGGATTCCCGGGAGTATGGGGACTATTTTGGCGAGGAAACTGTGCCCTATTTGCGGGGGTTGGGGATTGAAGCCCAGGAGTGCCGCAATTGGGGGGCGCAGATTGATTTATTTAATTACAGTGCGCCGTTTCGCAAGGTGCCCCAGTTTGTGACCTTGTTTGCGGGGTATGACCGGCCTTTACCCGACCGCCATGCCTACGGGGTGGGGAATGACCCGTTGGAGATTCAATTTGGGGCGATTTTCCCGAAGGATACGGTCAGTCCCAAGGCGGCTCCGGCCCCGATTGGCAAGGATGTGCGGCGGATTTTGATCCGGAATGGGGCGGGGATCACCAACCAGGTGAGTAATCCCCAGGCACGGGCGGAGGCACCGGGTTCCCTCGGGCCTAAGGTGTTTAAGCTGACCCAAACCCCCCGGACGGGCAATCGAGCCGCAGGCACCCAGTCCAGTGTGCGGTTTAGTGAGGTGTCTACGCAGGCGGTGATTCGGGCGGCCTACTTGCAGGTGTTTGGGCGGATGGTCTATGAGGGGCAACGGTTAACCGTGGCGGAAATCAAGCTGGAAAATGGGGAAATTTCCGTGCGGGAGTTTATTCGCCAGTTGGCTCGCTCGGATGTGTTCCGGGATTTGTACTGGACAAAGCTGTACGTTTGTAAAGCGGTTGAGTACATCCATCGGCGGTTACTTGGTCGTCCCACCTACGGGCGGCAGGAGTTGAATGCCTACTACGACATTTGCGCCAAAAAGGGTTTTTATGGGTTGATTGATGCCCTGATCGAAAGCCCGGAATACAACGAGGTGTTTGGCGAAGATACGGTGCCCTACGAACGCTATCTCACGCCCCAGGGGTTGGCCTTGCGGGGTCTGCGCCCGGGGACAATTGGGGAGTTGGGGGTGACGGTCACGCCGGAGGAAACGCCCCGGTTTGTGGAATTGGCGACCCCAACCAACCTACGGACGGCTCCCGATATTGCCTTCCGGGTGAACCAGGGGGTGAGCAAGGAGCGGGAGCAAACCAAGGTCTTCAAGCTGACCAACACGGCGGACAAGGTGGCCTTGGGGCAGGTGATGCGGGCGGCCTACCGGCAAATTTTCGAGCGGGATATTGAACCCTATGTGGTGGGGAATGAATTTACCGCTTTGGAAAGTCGCCTGGGGAATGGGGAAATCACGGTGCGGGAATTTATCATTGGGTTGGGGCAGTCGGAGTTGTATCTGCGGGAGTTTTACACCCCCTATCCCAATACCAAGGTGATTGAATTGGGCACCAAGCATTTCCTGGGACGGGCCCCCAAGGATCAGGCGGAAATTCGCCGTTACAATCAAATCCTGGCCAGCCAAGGGTTGAAGGCGTTTATCGAGGCGATGGTGGGGAGTCCCGAATACGCCGAGGTGTTTGGGGAGGATGTGGTGCCCTACCGCCGTTATCCCACCCTGCCTGCGGCCAATTTCCCCAACACGGAACGTCTGTACAACCGCTTGACCAAGCAGGATGATTCCCTGGTGGTGCCCAGCTTCAAGCCGGGGGCGGGATTCTAG